From the genome of Amyelois transitella isolate CPQ chromosome 16, ilAmyTran1.1, whole genome shotgun sequence, one region includes:
- the LOC106129763 gene encoding beta-ureidopropionase-like — MDNETQSLEAIINNNLSGRDLEEFNRIYYGRKNHREVTLKPASLAAAKDANFDILAYEFPAKPEQTRPPRIVKVGVIQHSIAIPTDRPVNEQKRAILDKVKKIVDVAGQEGVNVICFQELWNMPFAFCTREKQPWCEFAESAENGETTRFLSELAAKYGMVIVSSILERDEKHSEILWNTTVVISDSGNVIGKHRKNHIPRVGDFNESNYYMEGNTGHPVFETRFGKIGVSICFDRHHVLNWLMFGLNGADIVFNPSATVAAEAGSEYMWDIEARNAAITNCYFTAAINRVGYEHFPNEFTSADGKPAHNDLGLFYGSSYICGPDGVRCPGLSRTRDGLLIGVLDLNMNRQIRDRRCYYMTQRLDMYVNSLSKVLELDYKPQVIREHESEK, encoded by the coding sequence ATGGACAACGAAACACAAAGCCTCGAAGCCATCATCAACAACAATCTTAGCGGGCGAGACCTCGAGGAATTCAACAGGATCTACTATGGCAGGAAGAATCACCGCGAAGTTACCCTGAAGCCGGCTTCTCTAGCAGCTGCCAAAGACGCCAACTTTGATATCCTCGCTTACGAATTCCCAGCCAAGCCGGAGCAAACGAGACCACCGCGCATCGTCAAAGTTGGCGTCATTCAACATTCTATTGCTATCCCCACCGACCGCCCAGTCAATGAGCAAAAAAGAGCCATCCTAGACAAAGTCAAGAAGATCGTAGATGTGGCCGGCCAAGAGGGAGTGAACGTCATTTGTTTCCAAGAGCTATGGAACATGCCCTTCGCCTTCTGCACGCGGGAGAAGCAACCGTGGTGCGAATTCGCCGAATCAGCCGAAAATGGCGAAACTACAAGGTTCTTGAGTGAACTTGCTGCTAAATACGGCATGGTCATTGTCTCATCCATCTTGGAGAGAGACGAGAAGCATTCAGAGATACTATGGAACACTACTGTGGTTATAAGCGACTCTGGTAACGTAATCGGCAAGCACAGGAAGAACCATATCCCTAGAGTGGGTGATTTCAACGAGTCCAACTATTATATGGAAGGGAACACTGGTCATCCAGTTTTCGAGACGCGTTTTGGTAAAATCGGAGTGAGTATTTGCTTTGATCGCCATCACGTTTTGAATTGGTTGATGTTCGGCCTTAACGGGGCAGACATCGTCTTTAACCCGTCAGCGACCGTCGCCGCAGAAGCTGGCAGTGAGTACATGTGGGACATTGAGGCTAGGAACGCTGCCATTACCAACTGTTACTTCACAGCCGCCATCAACAGGGTTGGTTACGAGCATTTCCCTAATGAGTTTACGTCTGCTGATGGAAAGCCGGCGCATAATGATTTGGGATTGTTTTACGGTTCGAGTTACATCTGTGGTCCGGATGGGGTAAGGTGTCCGGGATTGTCGCGCACGAGAGATGGTCTTTTGATTGGCGTTTTGGATTTGAATATGAACAGACAGATAAGAGACCGCCGTTGCTACTATATGACCCAGCGTCTGGACATGTATGTGAACAGTCTGAGCAAAGTCTTGGAGCTGGATTACAAGCCGCAGGTAATAAGGGAGCACGAGAGCGAGAAGTGA
- the LOC106129762 gene encoding beta-ureidopropionase-like — protein sequence MDPNGDVCFDEIIKQNLGPDQLKQFNKIHYGREDHCELKLQETTVSASDKYNFQVEGYSFEAAKEEIRRPRVVKIGLIQHSIVLPTDKPPREQREAVFDKMRRIVEIAGTEGVQILCLAEAWSCPFFLCTREKEQWAEFIESPESGPSIQFLAPLAKKYGMVIISPIFERDVDGKMWNTAVVIDVDDCGQYLGKHRKNHLPSVGSFSEINYYDPGNTGHPVFETKYGKIAINICYGRHQGLNWLMFGLNGAEIVFNPAATIAEFGESFWGIEARNAAVANSYFTASINRVGTETFKVLKVGEEKGVSRTYYGSSYVTAPNGCRTPGLSRNKDGLLMAELDLNLCRQIRDHWGFAMTARLTIYAKELKEKVGTT from the coding sequence ATGGATCCAAACGGAGATGTCTGCTTTGACGAAATAATTAAGCAAAATTTAGGCCCTGATCAATTGAAACAGttcaataaaattcattacGGACGCGAAGACCATTGTGAACTGAAGTTGCAGGAAACAACAGTTAGTGCCAGTGATAAATATAACTTCCAAGTAGAAGGGTATTCTTTTGAAGCTGCTAAAGAGGAAATTAGGAGACCAAGGGTTGTAAAGATTGGCTTAATTCAACATTCAATTGTTTTACCCACGGATAAACCTCCGAGAGAACAACGGGAAGctgtttttgataaaatgaGAAGAATTGTAGAAATCGCCGGTACGGAGGGCGTACAAATTCTCTGCCTGGCCGAAGCATGGTCGTGTCCATTCTTTCTTTGCACTCGGGAGAAGGAACAGTGGGCTGAATTCATAGAATCACCTGAAAGCGGACCAAGCATACAGTTCTTAGCTCCTTTGGCAAAGAAATATGGTATGGTGATAATATCCCCGATATTTGAACGTGATGTCGACGGAAAAATGTGGAATACTGCCGTTGTCATTGATGTTGATGACTGTGGACAATATTTGGGTAAACATCGTAAGAATCATCTACCAAGCGTTGGTAGTTTCAGCGAAATTAACTACTACGACCCTGGCAACACCGGCCATCCGGTTTTTGAGACCAAGTACGGTAAAATtgctataaatatatgttacgGGCGACACCAAGGGCTTAACTGGTTAATGTTTGGTTTGAATGGGGCTGAAATAGTTTTTAACCCTGCGGCGACTATCGCGGAATTTGGGGAGTCGTTCTGGGGCATAGAAGCTCGGAATGCGGCTGTCGCTAATTCTTATTTTACGGCTAGCATCAACAGGGTTGGGACTGAAACTTTCAAAGTACTGAAAGTTGGGGAAGAAAAGGGAGTTTCAAGAACCTATTATGGATCCAGCTACGTCACTGCACCTAACGGGTGTAGGACTCCAGGACTTTCACGGAATAAGGATGGGTTGCTAATGGCAGAGTTGGATTTAAACTTATGTCGGCAAATCAGAGATCACTGGGGGTTCGCTATGACCGCGAGACTAACCATTTATGCTAAAGAATTGAAAGAAAAAGTTGGCACGACATAA